The nucleotide sequence GGGTGCCGATGAGCATGTTCCCGGCCGGCGGGACGATGGCGCGCATGGCCTGCGGCAGCACGATCCGGGAGAGCCGGCGCCACCGGCCGAGGCCGAGCGACTGGGCCGCTTCGATCTGGCCGCGGTCGACGGAGAGGATGCCGCCGCGCACGACCTCGGCGGCGTAGGCCGCCTCGTGCAGGGTGAGGCCGATGACGGCGACGGAGACGGGGCCGAGGAGGTTGACCGTGTTCACGCCGAGGATCTGCGGGTAGAGCGCGCCGATGTTGAACCAGAACAGCAGCTGGACCAGGATCGGGGTGGACCGGAAGAACCAGACGTATCCCCAGCTGACCGCGCGCAGCACGGGGTTGGCGGAGAGCCGGAGCACGGCGAGCAGGGTCCCGAGGGCGAAGCCGAGCGCCATGACGAGGGCGGTCAGCCACAGGGTGAGGCCGAGGCCGCGCAGGACGGACGCGGAGGTGAAGTACTCGGCGACGACGTCCCATTGGAAGGCCTTGTTGCGGACGACCGAGACGAGGCCGAGCGCGAGCAGGACGAGGACGAGGCCGGCCGCGGTCCACTGCCCGGTGCGGCGGGCGGGGACGATGCGGGGCGGTGGGGCGGCCGGTGGGGCCGTGGAGGGGATCTTGACCAGGGTCGCGGACATACGAAGACTCCGTGGATGCCAGAGGCGGATCGAACACGGGGTGCGCCTTCACACGCGCTGAGCACGGTCCCGGGCCCCTCAGCCCGGTTCCGCCCTTCGAGGCTATGCGGTCAACACGGCCCGCTGTCAAGGCTGTCCGCACTGTGAGCCGTACGTCTCATCGTGGTTGACGCCGGAACGGATGCCTGTTCCACTGGGGCCATGCATCCGCAGCAGCTGGTCACGCGCTCCCACATCGACTTCGGTCGCGTGTGGTCCTCTTCCTGTTGAGCCGACCCGCTGTTCGCTGAGCCGGTCTCCGGCTCGCCCCGTCCGCGTGCTGTTCTCCGCGGCGCCTTCACACCCGGGCATCTCGTGATGCCCGTGCTCTCCCCTCCCCTCGCTCCGTCACGCCGCCCTTCCGCGCTCTGAAGGGCTGCTGCCCTCCTTCGTCCTGAAGGACCGTCATGACCTTCGCGTTGTCCGTGCACCGGACCACGACCACCGACCCGCTGGCCCGCCCGCTCCTCGACGAGCTGGCGCACGAGTACACGACCCGGTACGGCTCCGCGCACGATCTGAGCCGCTACCCGGCGGAGGAGTTCGCCCCGCCGCACGGCGCCTTCCTGCTCCTCCTGGAGCACGGCAGGCCGGTGGCGGGCGGTGCCTACCGCCGCTACGACGACGACACCGCCGAACTGAAGCGGATCTGGACCAGCTCGGCGCACCGCAGGCGCGGACTCGCCCGTCAGGTCCTGACCGTGCTCGAACGGGAGGCCGCCGCCCGCGGCTACTCCCGCCTCTACCTCACGACCGGACCGCGCCAGCCGGAGGCCAGGGGCCTCTATCTGGCGAGCGGCTACCGCCCGCTCTTCGACGTGTCCGCCGATCCCGAGTCGATCGGCCCGCTGCCGTTCGAGAAACTCCTGGAGAACCCGAAGCCATGACCACGCGCACCCCACCCGGCACCGCACGCACCGCCGTCGCCTTCGCCCTGATCACCGCCGCCGCGCTGGGTCTCACCGCCTGCGCCGGGGGCGATCCCGCGACCGCCCCGGCCGGCGCCGCCGCCGCGAAGGGCGGGCTCCCGACCGAGGACGTGGTGGCCGCGGTCACGCGGAACGAGGCGGCGGCGAAGCTGCTCCCCGCCGACGTGCGGCAGCGGGGCGGCCTGACGCTCGCCGCCTCCGTGGGGACCCCGCCCAGCTCGGCCTATCTGCCCGACGGCAAGACGGTCGTCGGGGTGGACGCCGACTTCTCGGCCGCCGTGGCGAAGGCCCTCGGCCTTGAGCTGAAGCGCGAGGTGGTGGGCTTCGAGGCGATCCTGCCGGCGCTCGGCAGCGGCAAGTACGACGTGGGCACCGGGAACTTCGGTGTGACCGAGGAGCGGCGCAAGACCATCGACTTCGTGACGTACGTCAACGACGGCCAGGGCTTCGCGAGCCGGGCCGACAGCCCGCTGAAGGCGGTCACCGACCTCACCCAGCTGTGCGGCCTGAAGGTCGCGGTGAACGCGGGCACCACCTTCGAGCGGACCCTGGAGAAGAACAAGGGCCGGTGCGCGGCGGCCGGGAAGCAGCCGTACGAGGTGAACGTCTACAGCGAGACGGGGGCGATCTGGATGTCGCTCCGGCAGGGCCGCAGCGATGTCGTGATGAACACCATCAACGGCGTGCGGTACGCGGTGACGCAGCAGAAGGACGTGAAGTTCCTGAACGAGTACCGGCGGCTCGACGTCGGTTTCGCCTTCAAGAAGGGCACCCCGCTCGCGCCCGCCTTCCAGGCCGCGGTGAACGGACTGAAGGCGGACGGGACGTACGACAGGATCCTGCGGAAGTGGGGCGTGACGGCGTCCGGCATCGCCACCTCGCGGATCTCCCCGCCGGAGCTCCCGGCCCCGGAGAAGTAGGAGGCCGGGAGTCCCGGGGACCGGGCGGCGGTGCCCTACGGACCGTCAGCAGCCGTCGCAGGGGCAGCAGCAGTCGCAGTTGCCGCAGCCGGGGTCGCCGTCGCAGTCCCGGCAGCAGCCCTCGCGCTTCTTGCGGGACCAGGGGCCCTCGTACTCCTTGGCGCAGCAGATCTGGCAGGTGCAGAAGAGCCAGGTGAACATGGCGCACCCGGCGAGGAAGCCGCGCGGCTTGGGTGCCTGCGGGGCGCCGCCGCCGAACTGCGGCGGCAGCCCGCCGGGCCCGCCAGGACCGCCGCCGCCGTAAGGGTTCCCGCCGCCCCCGTACGGGTTCCCGCCGCCGTACGGGTTCCCGCCCTGGGGACCGTACGGGCCGGGCGCCCCGCCCGCGTACGGATTGCCCGGCACCGGCCCCTGGCCCGGGCCCGGCGCGCCGTGGGAGCAGCGGGTCGTGCCGAAGGCGCGGTCCACCGAGGCGCGGAGCTCGTGGGCGAGCAGGACGTGCGCCAGCTTGTCGTCGGCGAACTCGGCGTCCCGCAGGGCCAGGCGGATGCCGTGCAGGGCGTCGTCGGCGAGCCGGCGGGCCTCCTCGCGTGAGGTGCCGGTCGCGGTGAGCGGGTTCCAGGCGCCGCTCTCCGCGTCGGCGTTCTGGTCCTCGACGGCGTCGAGGAGGTGGGCGAGCCGGCCGAAGAGCCGGCCCGCCTCGGCGAGCGGTTCGGCGTTCCCGGGGCGCCCGGCGAGGACGGCGGTGTGCGCGAAGGCGGCCGCGGTGGCCGTCTCGGTCGGTTCGGTGACGGCGAGCAGCGGGGTGCCGGGTCCGGCGAGGGACTCGATGCCGGTCTGGCGGTCGACGGCGTCGACGAGGACGGCGGTGTCGAAGCCGAGGGAGCGGCCGGTCCTGGCGCCTGCCCGGTCCCAGGAGCGGGCGACCCGGCGGGCCGCGGCGGCGACGGGCCGCCGGGCCAACAGGCCGTCCCGGTCGGCGACGTGGTCCCGTACCTTCGCGGAGGCGAGGACGAGCGAGACGGCGGCGGCGAGCCTGGCCCCTTCGCCCTTGGCCACGGGGGCGGTGCGCATGGCGCGCAGCGCGCACGGTCCGGCGGTGCGTCGGTCCGCGGCCGTGACCCCGGTCTGAGCCTCCGTCAGGACCGAGACGATGAGGCCGTCGTAGTTGGTGACGACCCGGGCGAACTGTCCGTGGTCGGCGCGAAGTGCCAGGCAGAGGCCGCAGAGATGGGCCATCCACTCGACTTTGAGGCCGTCGGTGAGCCGATGGGTGCAGGGTCTGACGATTCCGAACATGGACTCCCCCGTGAGTCGTGGACCTGGCGGTGCGGCTGCCCGCGGGGCGGCCTCGCGGCATCGTAGCGAGCGGCTCCGTTCACCCGAACGCGCCCATCGTCACCCTTGTGGCACGACTTTCATATTTTCAGCTGCATGGCCCTCTCTCAGGCCCCGCATACCGCAAGTTTCCTGACGAATCGCCAGAAAACGGTGCTCACGTTCTGCACCAGTACCGTCACGAATCCCCTGCGCGCCGACTATCCACTTGGCGCGCGATCCGCATCATGAAGGACGATAGGGAAATGCGGAACCACAAGTGACCGCGCTGAAAGGAGGCGTCCATGGGATCGGTGCGTAAGGCGAGTGCCTGGCTGGGACTCGTCGAGGACAACGACGAGCGTTACTACGACGACGAGTACGCCGACGGTGCCGAGGGCGGCGACGCCTGGGTGACGGACCCCCGCGTCCGGGTGGCCACCGACACCGCCGAGGAGCGGGGCCGCCGGATCGCCACCGTCTCCCCGGACGGCTTCCGGGACGCCCGGGGCATCGGCGAGCTCTTCCGGGACGGTGTTCCGGTGATCGTGAACCTGACCGCGATGGAGCCGAACGACGCCAAGCGCGTGGTCGACTTCGCCGCCGGTCTCGCCTTCGGTCTGCGGGGTTCGATCGAGCGCGTGGCGACGCGGGTCTTCCTGCTGACCCCCGCCGACACCCAGATCGTCACCGGCGAGACGGGCCGGCGCCAGCAGGACGGTTTCTTCAACCAGAGCTGAGCGGGTCCGCCGGCCCGGCCGGGCACCCCCCGAGGGATCGGGTCAGTGCGCCGGACGCCCCGAGCCGGCGGGCTCGATCGCTTCCCGGGTCGTGGGCACCCGCGGTTCGACGGACGCGGAGAGCCCCACCGGCGCCGGCGCCCCCTCCGCCACCGACACCGGCCCGGACCCCGACCCCGCGTCCAGGTCGACGTCCAGGTCCGCGCCCGGATCCGCGGCCGCGCCCACGTTCATGTCCACGCCGAGGTCCGCATCCGGGTCCGCGTGCGCGTCCACCGGGCACTCCATCACCGGGGGCAGTCGCCGCGCCATCGCCGCGCCCAAAAGCAGCAGCCCGGCGCTCACGAAGAGCGTCATGTGCAGGCCGTTCACGAAGGCGTGCCGGGCGGCCTGGTGCAGGGCCTCGCCCGCCGCGCCACCGAGCTGCCGGGCGACCTGGTAGGCCTCGCCCAGCGAGTTCCCCGCGGCCCGGCTCGCCTCGGCGGGCACCCCGGGGACCGAGGCGAGCCCGGGGGCGTACGCCGCGTTCATCACACTGCCGAGCAGCGCGGTGCCCATGCCCGCGCCGAGCTGGTACGAGGTCTCCCCGATCGAGGCCGCCGCTCCCGCGCTCCGCTGGGGCGCCTCGCTGAGCATCGACTCGTACGCCGAGAAGAGCGTGGTCTGCAGGCCGAAGCCGAGCAGCACGAAGCCGACCGTGAGCAGCAGCGGCCGGTCGTGCTGCCCCATGAAGGTGAGCAGCAGCACGGCGGCGGCGGTGAGGACGAAGCCCCAGCCGACCATCCGGCGCGGTCCGATCCTGCGCAGGGTGTACGAGCCGGTGGCGCCGGCGGCCATGGCGGCGAAGGTGAGCGGGAGCAGCCGCAGCCCGGTCTCCAGGGGGCTGAGGCCGAGCACCAGCTGGAGGTACTGGACGGCGATGAGCTGGAGGCCGACCAGGGCCAGCATGGCGAGCACGATGCAGCCGACGGAGGTGGTGAAGGCCGCCCGGGAGAAGAGCCGCATGTCGATCAGCGGATGCGGACGTCGCTTCTGCCGCCGGACGAAGAGGACGAGCAGCGCGGCGCCGAGCAGCAGCGGCCCGGCGGTCGGCAGGGCGAGGAGCTGGTCGCCTGCGCCGGCGCGCTTGACCCCGAGGACGCAGCCGAGCACACCGGCGGCGGCCATCAGCGCGCCGAGGACGTCCCAGGGGCCGTCGGTGGCGCCCCGGGACTCGGGGAGGAGCCGGCGGCCGA is from Streptomyces venezuelae ATCC 10712 and encodes:
- a CDS encoding amino acid ABC transporter permease — encoded protein: MSATLVKIPSTAPPAAPPPRIVPARRTGQWTAAGLVLVLLALGLVSVVRNKAFQWDVVAEYFTSASVLRGLGLTLWLTALVMALGFALGTLLAVLRLSANPVLRAVSWGYVWFFRSTPILVQLLFWFNIGALYPQILGVNTVNLLGPVSVAVIGLTLHEAAYAAEVVRGGILSVDRGQIEAAQSLGLGRWRRLSRIVLPQAMRAIVPPAGNMLIGTLKGTSIVSVIAVQDLLYSTQLVYHRTYEIIPLLLVATLWYVAVTSVLSLGQYYVERHYARGTAGGR
- a CDS encoding cell division protein SepF; amino-acid sequence: MGSVRKASAWLGLVEDNDERYYDDEYADGAEGGDAWVTDPRVRVATDTAEERGRRIATVSPDGFRDARGIGELFRDGVPVIVNLTAMEPNDAKRVVDFAAGLAFGLRGSIERVATRVFLLTPADTQIVTGETGRRQQDGFFNQS
- a CDS encoding MFS transporter yields the protein MSRTNTAPAPPRAAADGGANRWVVLVVLCVSLLVVALDATILHVAIPSLTEDLRPSSTSLLWIVDAYPLVCASLLILFGTLGDRVGRRRVLLLGYALFGIASAVAALATEPSVLIGARVLLGVGGAMIMPATLSILRAVFPDRRERATAIGVWTAVAAIGAATGPVLGGFLVENYWWGSVFLINIPLMALILPLGRRLLPESRGATDGPWDVLGALMAAAGVLGCVLGVKRAGAGDQLLALPTAGPLLLGAALLVLFVRRQKRRPHPLIDMRLFSRAAFTTSVGCIVLAMLALVGLQLIAVQYLQLVLGLSPLETGLRLLPLTFAAMAAGATGSYTLRRIGPRRMVGWGFVLTAAAVLLLTFMGQHDRPLLLTVGFVLLGFGLQTTLFSAYESMLSEAPQRSAGAAASIGETSYQLGAGMGTALLGSVMNAAYAPGLASVPGVPAEASRAAGNSLGEAYQVARQLGGAAGEALHQAARHAFVNGLHMTLFVSAGLLLLGAAMARRLPPVMECPVDAHADPDADLGVDMNVGAAADPGADLDVDLDAGSGSGPVSVAEGAPAPVGLSASVEPRVPTTREAIEPAGSGRPAH
- a CDS encoding DUF5685 family protein → MFGIVRPCTHRLTDGLKVEWMAHLCGLCLALRADHGQFARVVTNYDGLIVSVLTEAQTGVTAADRRTAGPCALRAMRTAPVAKGEGARLAAAVSLVLASAKVRDHVADRDGLLARRPVAAAARRVARSWDRAGARTGRSLGFDTAVLVDAVDRQTGIESLAGPGTPLLAVTEPTETATAAAFAHTAVLAGRPGNAEPLAEAGRLFGRLAHLLDAVEDQNADAESGAWNPLTATGTSREEARRLADDALHGIRLALRDAEFADDKLAHVLLAHELRASVDRAFGTTRCSHGAPGPGQGPVPGNPYAGGAPGPYGPQGGNPYGGGNPYGGGGNPYGGGGPGGPGGLPPQFGGGAPQAPKPRGFLAGCAMFTWLFCTCQICCAKEYEGPWSRKKREGCCRDCDGDPGCGNCDCCCPCDGC
- a CDS encoding GNAT family N-acetyltransferase, with protein sequence MTFALSVHRTTTTDPLARPLLDELAHEYTTRYGSAHDLSRYPAEEFAPPHGAFLLLLEHGRPVAGGAYRRYDDDTAELKRIWTSSAHRRRGLARQVLTVLEREAAARGYSRLYLTTGPRQPEARGLYLASGYRPLFDVSADPESIGPLPFEKLLENPKP
- a CDS encoding ABC transporter substrate-binding protein, whose protein sequence is MTTRTPPGTARTAVAFALITAAALGLTACAGGDPATAPAGAAAAKGGLPTEDVVAAVTRNEAAAKLLPADVRQRGGLTLAASVGTPPSSAYLPDGKTVVGVDADFSAAVAKALGLELKREVVGFEAILPALGSGKYDVGTGNFGVTEERRKTIDFVTYVNDGQGFASRADSPLKAVTDLTQLCGLKVAVNAGTTFERTLEKNKGRCAAAGKQPYEVNVYSETGAIWMSLRQGRSDVVMNTINGVRYAVTQQKDVKFLNEYRRLDVGFAFKKGTPLAPAFQAAVNGLKADGTYDRILRKWGVTASGIATSRISPPELPAPEK